Genomic DNA from Nostoc sp. C052:
AGCCAATAAAGTAGAAACCAAGGCTGATCTACTGCTATTGATAGACCGAGCATAGCTGCATAAACTGCCAATTGCAGTTGAGTGGAGCGAGTCACTTCAGTACGTGCTGAATCAGGTATAAACGGACAATTATCAAATTTACCCAATGCAATCTGGAAATGTCCCCGAATTTTTCCCAACCACCACGGTAAACCGCTAATGATTAATAAGTATTTCGCAAAGTTGCTAGGTTTGGGATCGGTTAGTTCTGGATCTTTATCAGGAACGCGAGTATAAAGGTGATGCCATTTGTGATAGTAACGGAAGAATGTGCTGTTATAAAATGAAAGCAATCCCGCACCCCAAGCAACGGCATTATTTAAAGGACGAGCCGCAAATGCAGTTGTGTGGACGCATTCATGCATAGGTGCAAACATAGAAGCAATACTAAAACCATAAACCACTAGTGCGGGGATTGCTAGTTCCCAATGGCCCAAGTTTGTCCCCCAAATATAACCGCTACATCCTATAACACTCAGATGCAGAGTTAGTTGCCGCAGCCCTTTTGAGTTGGAGCGAGTATTTAACGCACTCAGATCATGTGCAGAAAGAATTTGGCGAG
This window encodes:
- a CDS encoding fatty acid desaturase, whose product is MSNDSVLTQLELSNSQANQQQKPRQILSAHDLSALNTRSNSKGLRQLTLHLSVIGCSGYIWGTNLGHWELAIPALVVYGFSIASMFAPMHECVHTTAFAARPLNNAVAWGAGLLSFYNSTFFRYYHKWHHLYTRVPDKDPELTDPKPSNFAKYLLIISGLPWWLGKIRGHFQIALGKFDNCPFIPDSARTEVTRSTQLQLAVYAAMLGLSIAVDQPWFLLYWLLPLIVGQPILRFILLAEHTGCTLDANLLTNTRTTLTLWPVRFLMWNMPFHAEHHLYPSIPFHVLANAHQLLSSHFAHIEPGYVKVNWDIVTKSGQSAI